One region of Streptomyces sp. CG4 genomic DNA includes:
- a CDS encoding bifunctional cytochrome P450/NADPH--P450 reductase yields MTHETLRGTEPIPQRRALPLVGHAFDIPGGADGLLYVMKEAKELGPLFKLRIFGNEISFASGLDLVTELADESRFRKNVHPDLVILREIGGDGLFTAFNDEPNWRKAHDILMPAFSLGAMRGYHATMLKVARELIGKWDRAAGTEPVDVAGDMTRLTFDTIGLCGFGYDFESFGREDSHPFVTALSRALGFAQAKGESIPGSELFKWKQAERFRADVTLMKDLVDDVIRERRASGDPSTDDLLGRMLHTRDAVTGEPLDDVNIRYQAITFLIAGHETTSGALSFALYYLTKHPEVLARAQAEVDALWGDSDSPEPDYGDIGKLTYIRQVLNEGLRLWPTAPAYAVEPLEDTVIGEKYAVRKGESIQVLIPQLHRDPAWGENVELFDPDRFLPEREEERPVHLFKPFGSGERACIGRQFALHEATLVLALVIHRYRLIDHTNYQLKIKQSLTLKPDAFTLNLARRTTGERRLPTAAAVAAGSAPAGQSRPAVRRATGTALTLLHGSNLGTCAGIARDLAADGDERGLTPSIAPLNDAVGKLSAGDGPVVIVAASYNGRPTDDATDFVAWLEGLEPGALDGLQYAVLGVGDRNWAATYQRVPTLIDERLTAAGATPLLARGAADAAGDFAGTVDRWTGDLWTVLLERYGAAAQAQEAEPTAEQETGLYELQDATDSVIGGLAARHGVQPMEVLDAYELVDMDHALGRSKRFLRLRLPEGVTYRTGDHLAVLPSNPDALVRRVADRFGLDLDRTVRLRARRRSRGALPVDRPLTLRRLLTDFVELQDAATQEQVAVLAEHTACPPERRPLADLAAADPESFHEQVTAAGHSVLDLLERYRACELPFERFLELLPVLRPRHYSISSSAEAAPGEVDLMVSLLAAPHRGGEGTFHGIASHYLQTVHAGDTVQARVLPCSEAFRLPQDASVPVILVSAGTGLAPFRGAVLDRHHTRSTGRLLCYFGCDHPDVDYLHRAEFEAAEAAGAVSMRPTFACAPEDGARFVQDRIAKESDEVWAVLEAGGRVYICGDGRRMAPAVREAFMAIYRKNTGAADEEATAWLAALTESGHYVEDVWAG; encoded by the coding sequence TGGCGCCGACGGCCTGCTCTATGTGATGAAGGAGGCCAAGGAGCTGGGGCCGCTGTTCAAGCTCCGCATCTTCGGTAACGAGATCAGCTTCGCCTCCGGTCTCGACCTGGTCACCGAGCTGGCGGACGAGAGCCGGTTCCGCAAGAACGTGCACCCCGACCTCGTGATCCTTCGGGAGATCGGCGGCGACGGGCTCTTCACCGCGTTCAACGACGAGCCCAACTGGCGCAAGGCCCACGACATCCTGATGCCGGCCTTCTCGCTCGGCGCGATGCGCGGCTACCACGCGACGATGCTCAAGGTGGCCCGGGAGCTGATCGGGAAGTGGGACCGGGCGGCCGGAACGGAGCCCGTGGACGTGGCCGGCGACATGACGCGGCTGACGTTCGACACGATCGGCCTGTGCGGTTTCGGCTACGACTTCGAGTCCTTCGGCCGCGAGGACTCGCACCCCTTCGTCACCGCCCTGTCGCGAGCGCTGGGCTTCGCCCAGGCCAAGGGGGAGTCCATCCCGGGCTCGGAGCTGTTCAAGTGGAAGCAGGCCGAGCGGTTCCGTGCCGACGTGACCCTGATGAAGGACCTGGTCGACGACGTGATCCGAGAGCGCCGGGCCTCCGGGGACCCGAGCACCGACGACCTGCTCGGGCGCATGCTGCACACCCGCGACGCGGTGACGGGCGAGCCCCTGGACGACGTCAACATCCGCTACCAGGCGATCACGTTCCTCATCGCCGGGCACGAGACCACCAGCGGAGCCCTGTCCTTCGCCCTCTACTACCTGACCAAGCACCCCGAGGTCCTCGCCCGCGCCCAGGCCGAGGTCGACGCGCTGTGGGGCGACTCGGACAGCCCCGAGCCGGACTACGGGGACATCGGCAAGCTCACGTACATCCGCCAGGTGCTCAACGAGGGCCTGCGGCTGTGGCCGACGGCGCCCGCGTACGCCGTGGAGCCGCTGGAGGACACCGTCATCGGCGAGAAGTACGCCGTGCGCAAGGGCGAGTCGATCCAGGTGCTCATCCCGCAGCTGCACCGGGACCCCGCCTGGGGCGAGAACGTCGAGCTGTTCGACCCCGACCGGTTCCTGCCCGAGCGGGAGGAGGAGCGGCCGGTCCACCTGTTCAAGCCGTTCGGCAGCGGCGAACGCGCCTGCATCGGCCGCCAGTTCGCGCTGCACGAGGCGACGCTGGTCCTCGCGCTGGTGATCCACCGCTACCGCCTGATCGACCACACCAACTACCAGCTGAAGATCAAGCAGTCGCTCACCCTCAAGCCCGACGCGTTCACACTGAACCTGGCTCGGCGCACCACCGGGGAGCGCCGCCTGCCCACCGCCGCGGCCGTCGCCGCGGGCAGCGCTCCCGCCGGCCAGAGCCGGCCCGCGGTCCGGCGCGCCACCGGAACCGCGCTGACCCTCCTGCACGGCTCCAACCTGGGCACCTGCGCGGGCATCGCCCGCGACCTGGCGGCGGACGGCGACGAGCGCGGCTTGACCCCGTCCATCGCTCCCCTCAACGACGCCGTGGGCAAGCTCTCCGCGGGTGACGGACCGGTGGTGATCGTGGCCGCCTCCTACAACGGCAGGCCCACCGACGACGCCACGGATTTCGTCGCATGGCTGGAAGGCCTGGAGCCCGGCGCGCTCGACGGCCTCCAGTACGCGGTCCTCGGCGTCGGCGACCGCAACTGGGCCGCCACCTACCAGCGCGTCCCCACCCTCATCGACGAGCGGCTCACCGCCGCGGGCGCCACCCCACTGCTGGCGCGCGGCGCCGCGGACGCCGCCGGCGACTTCGCCGGCACGGTGGACCGGTGGACCGGCGATCTGTGGACCGTCCTGCTGGAGCGGTACGGAGCCGCCGCACAAGCGCAGGAGGCCGAGCCGACCGCCGAACAGGAGACGGGGCTGTACGAGCTTCAGGACGCGACCGACTCGGTCATCGGCGGTCTCGCGGCACGACACGGCGTACAGCCGATGGAGGTGCTCGACGCGTACGAACTGGTCGACATGGACCACGCGTTGGGCCGCTCCAAGCGATTCCTGAGGCTGCGGCTGCCCGAGGGCGTCACCTACCGCACCGGCGACCACCTGGCCGTGCTCCCGAGCAACCCGGACGCCCTCGTGCGGCGGGTGGCCGACCGGTTCGGCCTCGACCTGGACCGCACCGTGCGACTGCGCGCCCGTCGCCGCAGCCGGGGCGCCCTGCCCGTAGACCGGCCGCTGACCCTGCGCCGCCTGCTCACCGACTTCGTCGAACTGCAGGACGCCGCCACCCAGGAACAGGTCGCCGTGCTCGCCGAGCACACCGCCTGCCCGCCCGAGCGCCGCCCCCTGGCCGACCTCGCGGCGGCGGATCCGGAGTCCTTCCACGAGCAGGTGACCGCCGCCGGACACAGCGTCCTGGACCTGCTGGAGCGCTACCGCGCCTGCGAGCTGCCCTTCGAACGCTTCCTGGAACTGCTGCCCGTCCTGCGCCCGCGCCACTACTCGATCTCCTCGTCCGCCGAAGCGGCACCCGGCGAGGTGGACCTGATGGTGTCGCTGCTCGCCGCGCCCCACCGCGGCGGCGAGGGGACGTTCCACGGCATCGCCTCGCACTACCTCCAGACCGTGCACGCCGGCGACACCGTCCAGGCCAGGGTGCTGCCCTGCAGCGAGGCCTTCCGCCTGCCGCAGGACGCGTCGGTGCCGGTGATCCTGGTCAGCGCGGGCACCGGTCTGGCACCCTTCCGCGGCGCGGTCCTCGACCGCCACCACACCCGGTCGACCGGAAGGCTGCTGTGCTACTTCGGCTGCGACCACCCCGACGTCGACTACCTCCACCGTGCGGAGTTCGAGGCGGCCGAGGCAGCCGGAGCCGTCAGCATGCGGCCCACCTTCGCCTGCGCCCCCGAGGACGGTGCCCGCTTCGTCCAGGACCGCATCGCCAAGGAGAGCGACGAGGTCTGGGCCGTACTGGAGGCCGGGGGACGCGTCTACATCTGCGGAGACGGCCGTCGTATGGCCCCGGCGGTGCGAGAGGCGTTCATGGCGATCTACCGCAAGAACACCGGCGCCGCCGACGAGGAGGCCACCGCCTGGCTGGCCGCCCTGACCGAGTCCGGCCACTACGTGGAAGACGTCTGGGCGGGCTGA
- a CDS encoding MFS transporter, protein MNARSASALTFGVAVALIAGVTLGNGGANVMPVFVDDFASRFGLSDSGAGIVAASQLTATAVVTLLLAKRAARPGRVRMTRLGLALAGAGFLGAAAATEPVTLVLANLVLGAGLGAVYAAATAALAATDDADKASAVTISGTVGVTALLIIGVPAANHDLGEGSGFLLMALCCLAARPLIRRLPDGPSTPDAGSAGTAETTAARPPVVLLLGTALLWTVTQGAWSYASVLGRQHTGMSHSAVSAVLAISSVVALIGAVAGPVAARRFGRMRSMAVFVTAQALAMAVLVLTHDPVLFTVAAVLWQACQLAVLVQMLAAAALIDPTGRLVASLSGAGALGTGIGPLAVGAVLDAAGADVLGLVLALGTVIASLPLLRMTVAGTEASAERKLAPSS, encoded by the coding sequence GTGAACGCGCGCAGCGCCTCCGCCCTGACCTTCGGCGTGGCGGTGGCGCTCATCGCCGGAGTCACCCTTGGCAATGGCGGGGCGAACGTGATGCCCGTCTTCGTCGACGACTTCGCGTCACGCTTCGGGCTCTCGGACTCCGGCGCCGGGATCGTGGCCGCGAGCCAGCTGACGGCGACGGCGGTGGTGACGCTGCTGCTGGCCAAGCGGGCCGCGCGGCCTGGCCGGGTGCGGATGACCCGCCTCGGTCTGGCTCTCGCGGGAGCCGGCTTCCTGGGAGCGGCGGCGGCCACCGAGCCGGTGACCCTGGTCCTGGCCAACCTGGTCCTCGGCGCGGGACTCGGCGCGGTCTACGCGGCGGCCACGGCGGCGCTCGCCGCCACCGACGACGCCGACAAGGCGTCCGCCGTCACCATCTCCGGCACGGTCGGCGTGACGGCACTGCTGATCATTGGCGTCCCCGCGGCCAACCACGACCTCGGGGAGGGCTCCGGCTTCCTGCTCATGGCGTTGTGCTGTCTCGCCGCCCGGCCACTGATACGCCGGCTCCCGGACGGCCCCTCCACACCGGACGCCGGGTCCGCCGGCACGGCAGAGACGACCGCGGCCAGGCCGCCGGTGGTTCTGCTCCTCGGGACCGCGCTCCTGTGGACCGTCACCCAGGGCGCGTGGTCGTACGCCTCGGTCCTCGGCCGTCAGCACACCGGGATGTCCCACTCGGCCGTGTCGGCCGTCCTCGCGATCTCCAGCGTCGTGGCGCTCATCGGCGCGGTGGCGGGTCCGGTGGCGGCGCGGCGCTTCGGGCGCATGCGGTCGATGGCCGTCTTCGTCACGGCACAGGCCCTCGCGATGGCGGTCCTGGTCCTCACCCACGACCCCGTGCTCTTCACCGTCGCGGCCGTCCTCTGGCAGGCCTGCCAACTGGCCGTCCTGGTGCAGATGCTCGCCGCCGCGGCGCTCATCGACCCGACCGGGCGTCTGGTCGCCTCCCTCAGCGGCGCGGGCGCCCTGGGCACCGGCATCGGACCGCTCGCCGTCGGAGCCGTCCTCGACGCCGCCGGGGCCGACGTGCTCGGCCTCGTCCTGGCGCTCGGCACCGTCATCGCCTCGCTGCCCCTGCTCCGGATGACGGTGGCCGGCACGGAGGCATCGGCCGAGAGGAAGCTCGCACCCTCCTCGTGA
- a CDS encoding flavin-containing monooxygenase codes for MSENQYDTCVIGAGPAGLAAARALAERDLPYTHIERHTGPGGLWDIDNPGSPMYESAHFISSKTLSGFGGYPMPDHFADYPPHRQILSYLTSFAEAYGLRDRIEFGTEVRSVDKNPDGTWTVTRADGRAGTHRHVVVCTGAQWHPNVPDLPGDFTGEIRHTITYRSSAELRGKRVLVVGAGNSGLDIACDAARSADHAAISMRRGYWFIPKHLFGRPVDTIAAGGPHLPMWLQQKVFGGLLRWLNGDPRRLGLQKPDHKLFETHPALNSQLIHHLQHRDITARPGIARTAGRTVHFTDGTSDDFDLILLATGYVHKVPVAQSYFGDEQHPDLYLSSFSREHEGLFGVGFVETNSGAYQLFDSQAQLIASFIRDARDGLPTAGRFARMIRSDRPDLSGGLTFVDSPRHTGYVHSDAFVKYLGKVAGGMGWRTAGLPPRATSVRQEAVAS; via the coding sequence GTGAGTGAGAACCAGTACGACACCTGTGTGATCGGTGCGGGACCCGCAGGGCTGGCGGCCGCGAGGGCGCTGGCCGAGCGGGACCTGCCGTACACGCACATCGAGCGCCACACCGGACCGGGCGGACTGTGGGACATCGACAACCCGGGCAGCCCGATGTACGAGTCGGCCCACTTCATCTCCAGCAAGACCCTCTCCGGCTTCGGCGGCTATCCGATGCCGGACCACTTCGCCGACTACCCGCCGCACCGGCAGATCCTGTCCTACCTGACGTCGTTCGCCGAGGCATACGGGCTCCGGGACCGCATCGAGTTCGGCACCGAGGTCCGCAGCGTGGACAAGAACCCGGACGGCACCTGGACGGTCACCCGTGCCGACGGCCGGGCCGGCACACACCGGCATGTCGTCGTGTGCACGGGCGCGCAGTGGCACCCCAACGTCCCCGACCTGCCCGGTGACTTCACCGGAGAGATCCGCCACACGATCACTTACCGCAGCAGCGCCGAACTGCGGGGCAAGCGGGTGCTGGTGGTGGGTGCGGGGAACTCCGGGCTGGACATCGCCTGCGATGCGGCGCGGTCCGCCGACCACGCGGCGATCAGCATGCGCCGTGGCTACTGGTTCATCCCCAAGCACCTGTTCGGCCGGCCGGTGGACACCATCGCCGCGGGCGGCCCCCACCTGCCGATGTGGCTGCAGCAGAAGGTGTTCGGCGGCTTGCTGCGCTGGCTCAACGGCGACCCGCGCAGGCTCGGCCTGCAAAAGCCCGACCACAAGCTGTTCGAGACCCATCCGGCCCTCAACTCGCAGCTGATCCATCACCTCCAGCACAGGGACATCACGGCCAGGCCCGGCATCGCGCGCACCGCGGGCCGGACAGTGCACTTCACCGACGGCACCAGCGACGACTTCGACCTGATCCTGCTGGCCACGGGATACGTCCACAAAGTTCCCGTCGCGCAGAGCTACTTCGGCGACGAGCAGCACCCCGACCTCTACCTGTCCTCCTTCTCCCGCGAGCACGAGGGCCTGTTCGGCGTCGGCTTCGTGGAGACCAACTCCGGTGCCTACCAGCTCTTCGACAGCCAGGCCCAGTTGATCGCCTCCTTCATCCGGGATGCAAGGGACGGGCTGCCGACCGCCGGGCGGTTCGCCCGCATGATCCGCAGCGACCGGCCGGACCTCTCCGGCGGACTGACGTTCGTCGACTCGCCACGCCACACCGGCTACGTCCACAGCGATGCCTTCGTGAAGTACCTCGGCAAGGTCGCCGGAGGGATGGGCTGGCGTACCGCGGGACTTCCGCCTCGGGCGACGTCCGTGCGACAGGAGGCGGTGGCGTCATGA
- a CDS encoding FAD:protein FMN transferase, with amino-acid sequence MHRVEHVMSFPVSLRVDDEDVPESAGDAVFAWLREVDARFSPFRPDSEVSRYDRGELGPHELSDDLVEVLDLCEHYRIATGGAFDVWLPGRRLDPCAVVKGWSVQRAAELLKAAGAKRFVLNAGGDVVAAGGPWRVGVRHPEHADKLCTVLELTDGAVATSARYERGDHIIDGRTGLPATGLLSLTVVAATLTEADSVATAAFAMGVKGIEWAASLPGCEVFAVDAGGHVLRTEGFAVAGKTAAVA; translated from the coding sequence ATGCACCGGGTCGAACACGTCATGAGCTTCCCCGTCTCACTCCGGGTCGACGACGAGGACGTTCCGGAGTCGGCCGGCGACGCGGTTTTCGCGTGGCTGCGTGAGGTCGACGCCCGGTTCAGCCCGTTCAGGCCGGACAGCGAGGTGTCCCGCTACGACCGGGGCGAGCTGGGGCCGCACGAGCTCAGCGACGATCTCGTCGAGGTCCTCGACCTGTGCGAGCACTACCGGATCGCGACGGGCGGCGCCTTCGACGTATGGCTGCCCGGCCGCCGCCTTGACCCCTGTGCGGTGGTCAAGGGCTGGTCGGTGCAGCGAGCGGCAGAGCTGCTGAAGGCGGCCGGCGCGAAGAGGTTCGTCCTGAACGCCGGCGGTGACGTGGTCGCCGCCGGCGGGCCCTGGCGGGTCGGCGTACGGCACCCCGAACACGCCGACAAGCTGTGCACCGTCCTCGAACTCACCGACGGGGCGGTCGCGACCTCCGCGCGCTACGAACGCGGCGACCACATCATCGACGGCCGCACGGGCCTCCCGGCGACCGGGCTGCTCAGCCTGACCGTCGTGGCCGCCACCCTGACGGAGGCGGACTCGGTCGCGACGGCGGCCTTCGCGATGGGCGTGAAGGGCATCGAGTGGGCCGCCTCGCTGCCGGGCTGCGAGGTGTTCGCCGTGGACGCCGGTGGACATGTGCTGCGGACGGAGGGATTTGCGGTCGCAGGCAAGACGGCGGCGGTTGCGTGA
- a CDS encoding FMN-binding protein: MKRAIPVVVLSIAGLVPVWRYTPSAPVSTPSASSSSGSSSGTGVKGPTVNTSKGPVQVQVTFDGDRITAVRMLQQPNHPQTTAAVPKLVAETLNAQSADIDTVSGATITSDAYKKSLQAAIDAEG, encoded by the coding sequence GTGAAGCGAGCCATACCTGTCGTCGTCCTGAGCATCGCGGGCCTTGTCCCCGTCTGGCGCTACACGCCGTCGGCTCCCGTATCGACGCCCTCCGCCTCCTCGTCCTCGGGTTCCTCCTCCGGCACCGGCGTCAAGGGCCCGACGGTGAACACCTCCAAGGGCCCCGTGCAGGTCCAGGTCACCTTCGACGGCGACAGGATCACCGCTGTGAGGATGCTGCAGCAGCCGAACCATCCGCAGACGACGGCCGCGGTGCCGAAGCTGGTCGCGGAGACACTGAATGCGCAGAGCGCGGACATCGACACGGTGTCCGGCGCGACCATCACCAGCGACGCCTACAAGAAGTCCCTCCAGGCCGCGATCGATGCGGAGGGGTGA
- a CDS encoding ferric reductase-like transmembrane domain-containing protein: MTTVQSPPAPPTAIRPRVVARTSLYAVLAANAGVVAYFFAQAGFASNALIVIGRLFGLYGALVMAFQLVLVARLPWLDRRIGMDRLTSWHRWTGFALLWTLLAHAVFITFGYAEGAGVGPITELVDLARTTQGVLRAIVAFGIIVVVGAVSARYARRRLAYETWHFIHLYTYVAVVLAFTHQVAVGTTFTASSAAKVYWYGVWGLALGAVVLGRLALPLWRNTRHQFRVSAVVPESDNVVSVYVTGKDLERLPAQAGQFFLWRFLTRDRWWQANPFSLSAAPDGSTLRLTAKAAGRGSAALRHMKVGTRVFAEGPYGAFTTLHRVRSESLLIAGGVGVTPIRAILEDIEGHAVVLYRVSSDRDAVLYDELREIALAKGAELHLVTGSPVPDRLAPSELARLVPDIADRDVFLCGPPPMMNAVLRSLGELNVPKQQIHFERFSLAG, encoded by the coding sequence GTGACGACCGTCCAATCGCCCCCTGCGCCCCCCACGGCGATACGCCCCAGGGTGGTGGCCCGTACGAGCCTGTACGCCGTGCTCGCCGCGAACGCCGGCGTGGTCGCCTACTTCTTCGCCCAGGCGGGCTTCGCTTCCAACGCGCTGATCGTCATCGGCCGCCTCTTCGGCCTCTACGGCGCGCTCGTCATGGCCTTCCAGCTGGTGCTGGTGGCCCGGCTGCCATGGCTCGACCGCCGCATCGGCATGGACCGGCTGACCTCCTGGCACCGCTGGACCGGCTTCGCCCTGCTGTGGACGCTGCTCGCGCACGCCGTCTTCATCACCTTCGGCTACGCCGAAGGCGCGGGTGTCGGCCCAATCACCGAGCTCGTCGACCTCGCCCGGACGACGCAGGGCGTGCTCCGCGCGATCGTCGCGTTCGGCATCATCGTCGTCGTCGGCGCCGTCTCGGCCCGCTACGCCCGCCGCCGCCTCGCCTACGAGACCTGGCATTTCATCCACCTGTACACGTACGTCGCCGTGGTACTCGCCTTCACGCACCAGGTCGCGGTCGGTACGACGTTCACCGCGTCGTCCGCCGCGAAGGTGTACTGGTACGGGGTGTGGGGCCTGGCCCTCGGCGCGGTCGTCCTGGGCCGCCTCGCGCTGCCGCTGTGGCGCAACACGCGCCACCAGTTCCGTGTCTCGGCGGTCGTCCCCGAGTCCGACAACGTGGTCTCTGTCTATGTCACCGGCAAGGACCTGGAACGGCTCCCCGCGCAGGCCGGCCAGTTCTTCCTGTGGCGGTTCCTGACCCGCGACCGCTGGTGGCAGGCCAACCCGTTCTCCCTCTCGGCCGCCCCCGACGGCAGCACTCTGCGCCTGACCGCCAAGGCGGCAGGCAGAGGCAGCGCCGCCCTGCGGCACATGAAGGTCGGCACGCGCGTCTTCGCCGAGGGGCCCTACGGCGCCTTCACCACGCTGCACCGTGTGAGGTCCGAGTCCCTGCTCATCGCGGGCGGCGTCGGCGTCACCCCGATCCGGGCCATCCTGGAGGACATCGAGGGCCACGCGGTCGTCCTCTACCGGGTCTCCTCGGACCGGGACGCCGTCCTCTACGACGAACTGCGTGAAATCGCCCTCGCCAAGGGCGCCGAACTGCACCTGGTCACCGGCTCGCCCGTCCCCGACAGGCTGGCGCCGAGCGAGCTGGCGCGGCTGGTGCCGGACATCGCCGACCGGGACGTCTTCCTGTGCGGGCCGCCGCCGATGATGAACGCGGTGCTGCGCAGCCTGGGCGAGCTGAACGTGCCCAAGCAGCAGATCCACTTCGAGCGTTTCAGCCTGGCGGGATGA
- a CDS encoding response regulator transcription factor: MEKVRLLVVDDDPPIADLVATVARYEGWDAVTANSGEEALRLAGEFHPDIVVLDLMLPDVDGFGVLDRLRGAGTMVPVVFLTARDGVADRVAGLTRGGDDYLVKPFAVEELMARLRTVLRRSSGPGFQRSVLRVADLTMDEDTREVRRGDKLLTLTPTEYEVLRFLMRKSPTVMTKAQILDHVWEYGFGGRSNVVELVVSRLRRKLDDTGEPLIRTIRGFGYVIRQAAE, encoded by the coding sequence GTGGAAAAAGTACGCCTGCTGGTCGTGGACGACGACCCGCCCATCGCCGATCTCGTCGCGACCGTGGCCCGTTACGAGGGCTGGGACGCGGTCACCGCGAACTCCGGTGAGGAGGCGCTGCGGCTGGCCGGCGAGTTCCACCCGGACATCGTGGTGCTCGATCTGATGCTGCCCGACGTGGACGGCTTCGGTGTCCTGGACCGGCTGCGCGGAGCCGGCACGATGGTGCCCGTGGTGTTCCTCACCGCGCGCGACGGCGTCGCCGACCGGGTGGCCGGGCTGACCCGGGGCGGTGACGACTACCTGGTCAAACCGTTCGCGGTGGAGGAGCTGATGGCCCGGCTGCGGACGGTGCTGCGGCGCAGCTCCGGCCCCGGCTTCCAGCGCTCGGTGCTGCGGGTGGCGGACCTGACGATGGACGAGGACACCCGTGAGGTGCGCCGCGGCGACAAGCTGCTCACCCTCACCCCCACCGAGTACGAGGTGCTGCGCTTCCTGATGCGCAAGTCGCCGACCGTGATGACCAAGGCGCAGATACTCGACCATGTGTGGGAGTACGGCTTCGGGGGCCGCTCGAACGTCGTCGAGCTGGTCGTCAGCCGCCTGCGCCGCAAGCTCGACGACACGGGCGAGCCGCTGATCCGGACGATACGGGGCTTCGGGTACGTCATCCGGCAGGCCGCCGAGTGA
- a CDS encoding sensor histidine kinase translates to MIRRLPQSYQRLRLGTRLALGLGLLALVVFAVVGTALTTYMREYLSNQLDDQLGLAQVAQSKSVAETGTLQGKKYFRWYYAVYDVSGGNAVLRKPEETSDLPQDIAPLTSLARAQSAADSEIMRTADLTGDGDYRLRACEVKPGVVLISGAPMDDIDDTVRRLITVQVIAFGLALLALVVFGRRMLRRGLNPLSDMAHTARGITSHDLTESAARLPLRADKRGGGPEVEDLRTAFNTMLEHIDDSLAVRAQAEQRLRRFVADASHELRTPLMSVRGYADLFQYAAANAPEERDKHLARLRAEAARMGVLLDDLLLLARLDSAEADAPLRLQDTDLAGLVEEAAAAFRVSHPDRPLTVTSPPAPLKLRVDPHRIRQVLDNLLTNAAVHTPAGTQVRMEVAPEEDRAVVRVADAGPGIPPADQERIFDRFYRVDRTRSRDRGGSGLGLAVATSLVRAHGGTITLTSEPGATVFTVSLPLGHEGLTYR, encoded by the coding sequence GTGATCCGCCGGCTACCGCAGTCGTACCAAAGGCTGCGGCTCGGCACCCGGCTGGCGCTCGGGCTCGGGCTGCTGGCCCTGGTGGTGTTCGCCGTGGTCGGCACGGCCCTGACGACCTACATGCGGGAGTACCTGTCGAACCAGCTCGACGACCAGCTGGGGCTCGCCCAGGTCGCCCAGTCCAAGAGCGTCGCGGAGACCGGCACTCTCCAGGGCAAGAAATACTTCCGCTGGTACTACGCCGTGTACGACGTGTCGGGCGGCAACGCCGTGCTCCGCAAGCCGGAGGAGACCAGCGACCTCCCCCAAGACATCGCCCCCCTCACCTCCCTGGCCAGGGCCCAGTCCGCCGCGGACAGCGAGATCATGCGCACCGCGGACCTCACGGGCGACGGCGACTACCGGCTGCGCGCCTGCGAGGTCAAGCCCGGTGTGGTCCTGATCAGCGGCGCGCCGATGGACGACATCGACGACACGGTACGGCGGCTGATCACGGTCCAGGTCATCGCGTTCGGGCTCGCGCTGCTGGCGCTGGTGGTGTTCGGACGGCGGATGCTGCGCCGGGGCCTGAACCCCCTCAGCGACATGGCGCACACCGCCCGCGGCATCACCTCGCACGACCTGACGGAGTCGGCGGCCCGGTTGCCGCTGCGCGCCGACAAGCGGGGCGGCGGCCCGGAGGTCGAGGATCTGCGCACCGCGTTCAACACGATGCTGGAGCACATCGACGACTCCCTCGCCGTGCGCGCGCAGGCCGAGCAGCGCCTGCGCCGTTTCGTCGCGGACGCCTCGCACGAACTCCGTACCCCGCTGATGTCCGTACGTGGGTACGCGGACCTCTTCCAGTACGCCGCCGCCAACGCCCCCGAGGAACGCGACAAGCACCTGGCCCGGCTGCGCGCCGAGGCCGCCCGGATGGGTGTCCTCCTGGACGACCTGCTGCTGCTCGCCCGCCTGGACTCGGCGGAGGCGGACGCCCCGCTGCGGCTGCAGGACACGGATCTGGCCGGGCTGGTCGAGGAGGCGGCCGCGGCCTTCCGGGTGAGCCATCCGGACCGTCCGCTGACGGTGACGTCCCCTCCGGCCCCGCTGAAGCTGCGCGTGGACCCGCACCGCATCCGGCAGGTCCTGGACAACCTGCTCACGAACGCGGCCGTGCACACTCCGGCCGGTACGCAGGTGCGGATGGAGGTCGCGCCGGAGGAGGACAGGGCCGTGGTGCGGGTTGCGGACGCCGGACCCGGCATCCCGCCCGCCGACCAGGAACGGATCTTCGACCGCTTCTACCGCGTCGACAGGACCCGTAGCCGCGACCGCGGCGGCAGCGGCCTCGGCCTCGCCGTGGCGACTTCCCTGGTCCGCGCCCACGGCGGCACCATCACGCTGACCAGTGAGCCGGGGGCGACGGTGTTCACGGTGTCCCTTCCGCTCGGCCACGAAGGTCTGACGTACCGGTGA